Genomic window (Arcobacter aquimarinus):
TAAAATATTTGCAACACTAGCTCCTACTGTTCCAACTCCAATAATTCCAACTCTTAACATCTCTTTTTCCTATTTTTCTAATGATTTTAAATATTTTTTTATATTTTTTGCTGCTTGTCTAATTCTTTTTTCATTTTCAATTAGTGCAATTCTTACATATTGGTCACCATAGTGTCCAAATCCAATACCAGGACTAACAGCCACATGAGCTTGTGTTAATAACTGTTTTGAAAATTCCATACTTCCTAAATGAGCTGCTACTTCTGGAATTTTTGCCCAAATAAACATAGAAGCATTTGGTTTATTCATAACCCAACCAGCATCTGCAAATGTTTCAAGCATTAAATCTCTTCTTTTTCTATATTTTTCAATATGTTCATCAACACAATCTTGTGGACCATCAAGTGCAACGGTAGCAGCAACTTGAATTGGAGTAAACATTCCATAATCAAGCCAAGATTTAATTCTTTTTAATGCTCCAATTAATTTCTCATTTCCAACAATACACCCTACTCTCCATCCAGCCATATTGTATGATTTACTTAAAGTAAAACATTCAACAGCAACATCTAAAGCACCTTGAGCTTGGAAAATTGAAGGAGTTTTATATCCATCAAATGTAATATCAGCATAAGCAATATCAGAGATTATATAGAATCTCTCTTTTTTAGCCATAGCTACTAATTTTGTATAAAATTCTGGTGTAACTGTTGCACAAGAAGGATTGTGAGGGAAGTTTACAACAACAAATTTTACTTTTGGAATTGATTCATCAATAGTTTTTTGTAATCTTTCAAAAAATAGATCTTCATCAACTTTAAATGTATCATCAAATACAAGTTCAAACTTATGAACAGCTGCTCCATTTAACATAAAAGCATAAGAGTGAATCGGATATGTAGGATCTGGAACAACAGCAACATCACCAACATTTACTATTGCTTGAACTAAATGAACATAACCCTCTTTTGAACCCATTGTTGCACATATATGTTTATTTGGGTCTAAAAAATCAACATTATATTTTCTTTTATACCAATTTGAAATAGCAAGTCTTAATTTATAAATTCCTGCACTTGCACTATATCCATGGTTTTTTGGTTTAGCAGATGCTTCTATTAATTTATCTGTTATATGTTGTGGTGCCGGACCATCAGGATTTCCCATTGAAAAATCAATTACATCTTCTCCTGCTCTTCTAGCTTCCATTTTGATATTGTTAACTTCAGCAAACACATAATTTGGAAGTCTTTTCATTCTTTCAAATTCAATTTCAGCAAACATAATTTACTCCTTAGTAATGTTAAGACCTTGCTTAATATTTGCAAGGCTATAAAAATCATCAATTTTGATATATTTTGTATTATTAGGCACGCTAAGTCTTAGACTTCTATGCAAACTATCTTTTTCAACTATCTCAAGTATGTTGTAATTACTATCATAAAAAACTATATTCGGATGCCAACTATTTCCTGCAGTTGAACTAATTGTAATATTAGAAATATTATCAACTTCAATAATATAAGCTCTTTGAGGTTTTTTCAAAGATAATTGACTATTATTAACTAAATCTTCCGTTCTATAAATTTTTGAATTACTAGCATCTATTGAGTAACTCCATTTATTAGATCCCTCTCGTTTTATATCTAAAATTCTACTGTTTACTTTTTGTAGTTCTTGAGATAAACGAAGAGGGCTTATGGCGGCTGCGGCTTTAATTTTAACCGTCCATTTAAGTTGATTATTAACAACTACTTCTTCTTGAGTTATATAGTTTTGATTACCTAAAATTCTTATTATATCAGATATGTTTTTTAAAGAGATTTTTGGATTACTATTGAAGTTAAAAGTAACAAATAAATCTTGAGTTGAACCAAGACTTAATTTTAGAAGGTTGTTTTTTGATAAAACTTCAGTGATTTTTACATAATCAATTTGTCCATTTGAATAAAAACTATTTTGATTTTTAAATAAGTGATTTATTAAATTACGATGGGTATTGTAATCTGATGTCCCCAAAATATCTCTAATATTATTATTTATATTTGCAAATAATGCTACATTTAAAGCAGTAAATAAAAATAGTTTTTTTATCATGGTATTCTTCTTTTTTATCTTTTTAGATTATAAATCAAAATTCCAGCAGCAACAGATACATTTAATGAATCGAACTCATGTTCCATAGCAATTGATACTTTTAAATCAAGTTTTTTAGCAACTTTAGGAGATATTCCTGTTCCTTCACTTCCTAAAAATAAAGCAACTTTATCAGTTTTCTCAATTTTTCCATATTTTTTTAAATCTACACCATCTGTTGTTGCACCAATCAATGTAAATCCTGCATCGATTAATTCACTAGCTAAATCAACTGATCTTGGATGAACTAAAAATGGTAAATCAAGTAAAGCACCAGAACTTGTTCTTAAAATTCCAGAATCATTCACTGTTTTAATATCAGCAGCAATTAAACCTTCTATTCCTAAAGAGTAAGCAGTTCTAGCAATTGCACCAATGTTTCCAACATCTGTAACACCATCTAAAACCAAAATAAAATTCATTTTTTTGAACTCTTTTATGTTTGTATATTCAACATGTTTTAGTTTTAAAAAGAAACCTTGATGGTTACCACCTTTTGCTAATGCTTGAGCTTTTTGATTATCCAATTTATGGATTTTTTTATCAAGTTTAGCAAATCTTGTAAAAAGTTTTTTATCTATCTCTTTTGAAAGAAAAACTTCTTCTATTAAATCAGGGTGTTTGTCAAGTACATAAAGTACGATTTGTTTTCCATATATTATCATGAGGGGATTTTATCCAAAATTTGTTGATAAACCTCTTTTACTGATTGTCCAGTCATTTTTGCAATTAATTTAGCTTTAATTTTTGGAGCAATATCTAAAGAAATAATATCATTTAAATCAAGATTAAAACCAATTTTTTCTTTTGGTTCAACTATTACAACCCATTCACCTTTTATATTAACATCTTTAAGCTCTTCAAAGAGATTTATAGCAGAATCTTTATAAGTTTTTTGATGAAGTTTTGTTATCTCTTTTGCTAAAAATATTGTTCTATTTGGTTCTTTTTCTTTCAATTCTTCTAAAAGTTTTAGAAGTCTGTGGGGTGATTCATATAAAATTGCTAATTTGTCATCATTTAATAAATCATCAAGTTTTGATGCTCTACTTGCACCTTTATGGTCTAGAAATCCATAAAAAGAAAAAGTTCTATGTGAAAATCCACTCATTGCATAAGCGGTCAAAATAGCATTTGCACCAGGAAGAACATCATAAGGAATTTGATTTTTTATGCAAAAATCAACAAGTGAGGCACCAGGGTCACTAACACAAGGCATTCCTGCGTCACTTACATAAACAACATTTTTAGAAAAAGTCTCTTTATCTAAAGTTTTTAAAATTTGATTTTCATTGTGTGAGTGAAAAGATTTATATTCTTTATTTGAAAAGTCTAAGTTATATTTTTCAGCTAAAAGATTTAGAAGTTTTTTTGTTACTCTTGTATCTTCACAAAAAATAAGCTCCGCCTCCATAAGAACTCTTAAAGACCTATTTGAAATATCTTCAAGATTTCCTATAGGAGTTGGAACTAAGCACAACATAGTATTGTACTATTTGTCCATGTTATATTTAGCTTTGAATTTCTCAACTCTTCCAGCAGCATCAACGATTTTTTGCTCACCAGTGAAGAATGGGTGACAAGAAGAACAAATGTCAATTTTTAATGACTCAACATTTGATTTTGTTTCAAATGTATTACCACAAGAACAAGTAACTGTACAAACTTTATAATCTGGATGAATATCTTTTTTCATACCAATTTCCTTAAAAATAATTATTGTTTAACAAAAGGTCAAGTCTATTGCAAGCCCTTTATTAAACTCTTTAGGGACGGGATTATAACGAAAAATACTTAATAATATCTGAATTTAAGTTTTCTATTATATTTGAAGTTTTATTTAAAAATTGACCTTTATTAAAGGTATTTTGTCTTTTTGCAAGTTTTGTTGTATTTAAACAGATTTTTTCTTCAAGCTCTTTTTTTGATATTTTTCCATCTAAATATTCCAAGGTTTCAATAATTCCAATTGATGACATACAATTTGGTGCT
Coding sequences:
- a CDS encoding LL-diaminopimelate aminotransferase; the encoded protein is MFAEIEFERMKRLPNYVFAEVNNIKMEARRAGEDVIDFSMGNPDGPAPQHITDKLIEASAKPKNHGYSASAGIYKLRLAISNWYKRKYNVDFLDPNKHICATMGSKEGYVHLVQAIVNVGDVAVVPDPTYPIHSYAFMLNGAAVHKFELVFDDTFKVDEDLFFERLQKTIDESIPKVKFVVVNFPHNPSCATVTPEFYTKLVAMAKKERFYIISDIAYADITFDGYKTPSIFQAQGALDVAVECFTLSKSYNMAGWRVGCIVGNEKLIGALKRIKSWLDYGMFTPIQVAATVALDGPQDCVDEHIEKYRKRRDLMLETFADAGWVMNKPNASMFIWAKIPEVAAHLGSMEFSKQLLTQAHVAVSPGIGFGHYGDQYVRIALIENEKRIRQAAKNIKKYLKSLEK
- the rlmB gene encoding 23S rRNA (guanosine(2251)-2'-O)-methyltransferase RlmB → MIIYGKQIVLYVLDKHPDLIEEVFLSKEIDKKLFTRFAKLDKKIHKLDNQKAQALAKGGNHQGFFLKLKHVEYTNIKEFKKMNFILVLDGVTDVGNIGAIARTAYSLGIEGLIAADIKTVNDSGILRTSSGALLDLPFLVHPRSVDLASELIDAGFTLIGATTDGVDLKKYGKIEKTDKVALFLGSEGTGISPKVAKKLDLKVSIAMEHEFDSLNVSVAAGILIYNLKR
- the rsmI gene encoding 16S rRNA (cytidine(1402)-2'-O)-methyltransferase, which translates into the protein MLCLVPTPIGNLEDISNRSLRVLMEAELIFCEDTRVTKKLLNLLAEKYNLDFSNKEYKSFHSHNENQILKTLDKETFSKNVVYVSDAGMPCVSDPGASLVDFCIKNQIPYDVLPGANAILTAYAMSGFSHRTFSFYGFLDHKGASRASKLDDLLNDDKLAILYESPHRLLKLLEELKEKEPNRTIFLAKEITKLHQKTYKDSAINLFEELKDVNIKGEWVVIVEPKEKIGFNLDLNDIISLDIAPKIKAKLIAKMTGQSVKEVYQQILDKIPS
- the rpmE gene encoding 50S ribosomal protein L31; translated protein: MKKDIHPDYKVCTVTCSCGNTFETKSNVESLKIDICSSCHPFFTGEQKIVDAAGRVEKFKAKYNMDK